In Chloroflexota bacterium, the sequence GCGAATTTAGCGGATGATGAAACTGAATCTTGGGGATTTGTAAACTCACTGTGGTCGCTGGCGTTGATTGGGGTGGCCGTCGTTGCCGTGTTGAGCTTTATTCTGATGCCGGCCCTCTTGCCGCGACTCGCGCCGGGGCTGGACCTTCGGCGTCAGGCCGTCGCCGTTTCCATGGCCCGGACTCTGCTCATTGGCCCCACCATCGCCGCGCCGGTTGGCGTTTGGCGCGGAACGTTGACGGCCAAGAATTTGCTCGTCGGCCCGGCGGCCATTTTGTTTGCGGGCAGTGTTGCCTACTTCCTCGTCGTTGCCGTCGCGCCCTCGACGCTCGGCGCTTGGACGTTGGTGGCGGCCACGCTCTCGGCCAGCCTCGTCGCCCTCGTCGCCCTGCCGCTCTCGTTTCCAAAGGCGCTCACAGCCAATCTCAAGTTCACGCTCGACTTTCGCCATCCCGGCCTGCCTGCCGCACTGGCCCTGCTCGTGCCGTTTGCCATCAGCGACTTGATCTATCACTCGGACTTTGTGATCATGCGCGGCTTTGCCAGCGGGGTGAGCCTGGGCGCAGTGGCGGCCTACGAATTTGCCATGCGGCCCATTGCCGCCGCCAGCACCCTGTTGCTGGCCGGAGTTGTCACACCTGCCTTCCCCGAACTGGCCCGCACCGCCAACAACCTGCCCGCCTTTCGCGCCGCCCTCGACCGGACGTTGAAGCTCATGCTCGTCGTCGCCCTGCCGCTGACGATTGCCTTCCTGTTTTTGCGCGAGCCGATAGTAGCCGTGCTTTATCAACGTGGCAACTTCACGGCTGAGGATGCCAGGCAAGTATCGGCGACATTGGCAACGCTTGCGCCGTACTTCTTCCTCACCGCCCTCAGCCAGCCGTTGGCCTATGCCACTTACGCCCGCCAGCAACCCTGGTGGACGGTGACTGCCTCTGTAATTGGCCTGGCCTTCAGCGCCGGCGGTGCTTATTTGCTCACGCCGACTCTAGGGTTGATTGGAATTGCGATTGGAGATGGGTTGGGGGCCGTGCCGATGGTGGGGTTACTGCTATTGTGGAGGTGGAGGTTGAACCGCGAAGGCGCGAAGAACGCAAAGAAAAGCTTAGAAGAAGTGAGTAGGCGGAGCTAAAAATGTTGCCGGAGTCGCCTGCGGCAAATGCCAAACCAATGAATGCCCGGTTTCGGCGTCCTCAGAAACCCAGTCTTCAGTAATCGGTCTGCCAGCAATTTGCTGAACTTTGGTATTGAA encodes:
- a CDS encoding polysaccharide biosynthesis C-terminal domain-containing protein produces the protein MSRLVRTGLILAALRLLGGLVAFLATPIIAARFGLDPALDAFYVASSIPFVLSSVALVGGLETAVPPLFRRFLTTDASRANLADDETESWGFVNSLWSLALIGVAVVAVLSFILMPALLPRLAPGLDLRRQAVAVSMARTLLIGPTIAAPVGVWRGTLTAKNLLVGPAAILFAGSVAYFLVVAVAPSTLGAWTLVAATLSASLVALVALPLSFPKALTANLKFTLDFRHPGLPAALALLVPFAISDLIYHSDFVIMRGFASGVSLGAVAAYEFAMRPIAAASTLLLAGVVTPAFPELARTANNLPAFRAALDRTLKLMLVVALPLTIAFLFLREPIVAVLYQRGNFTAEDARQVSATLATLAPYFFLTALSQPLAYATYARQQPWWTVTASVIGLAFSAGGAYLLTPTLGLIGIAIGDGLGAVPMVGLLLLWRWRLNREGAKNAKKSLEEVSRRS